The Lipingzhangella halophila genome segment CATCGCGGGTAATCTCGGCTTCCTTCAGAGTCAGCCACCGGTCCGCTTCCTTCCTCGTCGCGAAGGTGAACGGCGCCGGACGATCCACACCGTCAGGCCCGGGATAGCGCGCCTGGAAGCGCCCCGAGGAAAGCTTGCGGACCCTGCCGAAGCGACGCTTATTCGATGCCATCACGCGGCCCTCCTTACGTGCAGCGTGACCGGCTCGACGAGGCCGGAAGCGATGAGATCGTCAAGGGCCGACTCGGGGATGCGCACGTGCCGCCCGACCTTGACGTACGCGATGCGGCGTTCCTCGATCAGCCGCCGGGGGTAGCGCTCGCTGGTGTTGAGCCGTTCGGCCGCCTGAGCCACAGTGAGCAGCCGACCAGCGGCACGCGTGCTCTTCGACGCCATCACGCAGCCCTTTCCGTTGCCGAGTGTTCGTGTTGCCGAGCGGAGTCCAGTTGCGCGCGGCGGTGTAAAGCTTCGCCGACCGCGCGGAGGAGGCGGTGTTCGCGAGGAGGGACGTCGGGGTCGGTGGGCCGCGCCAACTCCCAGATGTGGTTGCCGGAGGAGGCGCGCAAGGGGACGGCGGCGCCCTGGTCTTGGTCCTCGTCGTTGGGGTCGACACCGAGGGTTTCCAGGACCCAGGTCAGGCGGTCGGCTTTGTGATCAGCCAACGTCTTGTTGGACCACTTTCGGGACACCAGGACGCGGCGGCCGGCGTAGCCGAGGTGTTCTCGCTTGTGGGCTTTGGAGCGGCAGAACCCGGGGCGCATCCCGGCTTGGGCGCCGTCGGGTTGGATGCCGTAGCGCAGCCAGTTGGAGCAGCGCGGGGAGCAGGGTTCGAACCGCAGCGCTTCCACGAGCCGTTCGACGTGGCGGGTTTGGGCGTCGGTGGTGATCTCGTGGCAGTCGGCGATGTCTTTGGTCAGGTACTTCGCCAGGTAGCGCACGCACCGGTCGGCATCCTCGGTGCCGGCCACGACGCCTTTCGCGTCCACTTGTGGCCCGAAGCGGACCACGTGGAAGGGTTCGGCGTCCGGGGCCGCGTCGAGGGCATCGAGGGCCTGTTCCCAGGTGGGCAGCACTTCCCCAGTTGCCGGGTCGACGTAGTTCCCGGTCGCCTCGTCAAAGACCGGAAGGTTCTCCCCCGCGTAGAGGGCCTCGTCGGCCGAGGGCCACCACACCTGGTGATATGTGGCGGCGGCGATCTGGCGCAGCTCGGATCGGGGGATGGTGCCGCGGGTTGCCATGTGCAGGTGGGGCGCCAACCGCTTCTGGGGTTCCACGCTGGCGAAGTACTGGACGTCGAACCCGGCCACGCGGCGCAGGTTCTGCACGAACCGGTCCACCAGTTTGGAGAAGTGCAGCGCGTCGCGTGCGGCACGCCGGTAGTCATAGGTGGACGGGTCCACCGGGGTTCCGTCCGAGCGCACGCGCCCGTAGGAGTCCAGGGTCAGGGTCACGAACAGCGAGGGACGGAAGACGCGGCCCGTGTCCGGATCCTCGAACGCACGCCCCACGGTTTTCCGTGCCATGGGCCGCTTGGGAAGATCAGGGGCGTCCTGACGACGCCGCGTGGAGCGCACCCGACGAGCACGGCCCGACGAGGAGGAGCCGGGATCCACCGACCCACGCATACCCGAGGCACTGATCTCGGCGTCCAGGTCCGCAATCGCCGCGTCCAGCTCGGCCACCTGGTCAGGGTCGGTCGCACCCGATTCGGCGAGCCGGTCCCGCTCGGCGGTGACCATCGCCCGCCGTTCGACCCACGCGCGTTGCACCTCGGAAGGATCATCCGGTGTGACGGTGGGTTCCTGCTCCAGGTGCCAGCCCTCTTCGCATTGGGTGCGCCGGATTGAGCGCTTGCGTTTCGCGCACGCCGGACACCGGCTCTCCAGGGTGGACCCGCAGGGCACATCCACGATCTCGGACTCACCCGTATCGAGGGTGGTGCGGCGCAGGCTCACGGGCCGGATGCACACGCCCTTGTCGGTGGCCACTTGTTCGGCGACTTCCCGGGCCAGGGGTTGGGCTTGGCGTTCGGCGCGGGTGGTCTTGCCGGTAGGGGTGGGCATCAGGCGACTCCCTCACCGGGCACCGACCGCAGACCGGGAGAGGGGCCGTACTCGGCCACCATGGCGGCAATGTCGTCGTCGGTGACGTAGGCGGCCCGCACGCGTACCGGGATCGGGGAGCCTTCCAGGCGCACGAAGGCTACCCCCGGGACATCCGGGGTAATCAGGTGGGCGTTGGCGCCTCGCTCGTGGGCGTCTTCGCCGAGGACCATGTCCACCTGGGATGCCTCGTCCAGGCGCAGGGCGACCTTGTCGGGGAACAGGTTGCGCAGGTTCATGACCTCTTTGCGCGGGTCCTGCAGCGCGGCCAGCACGCAGAACCCCACCGATCGCCCCTGGCTGGTCAGGGTGGCAATGGCGTTCTCCGCGCGCCGCCGGATGTCCCGATCGGGGTGGTACGCGGTCAAAAACGCCACCTCGTCGAGGATCACCACGACGAACGGATCATCGGCGGTAGCGGTGTGGGTGCGCTGGCGCCCGGCGTAACGCGCCGCCCGCTGTTGCATCTGCTCCACCGCGGACTCCAACAGCGCCACCGAAGTCTCCGCCGAGTCCGCATACCGGGCGAACAGGGGCCGCCCGTAGGACAGTTCCATGCGTTTGGGATCGATCGCCCACACCCGCACCGTGCCGTCGTCGATCGCGGGCAGCAGGGCGCGAATCGCCGACCAGATCACCGAGCCCTTACCGGCCCCCGTGACGCCCACGGTCAGGACGTGGGTACCGTGCAGCCGCATGCGCCAGGTTTGGCCGTCTTCCCGCAGCCCCATGGGCAGGGCGCACAGGTCCACCTCATCCGGAATCGGAAGCGCGTCGAGGGGTTCGGCGAGCAGGTCACGGCGGGGGAACTCCAGGACCACATCACGCGGACCCAGCACCGTCACACGGCACGAGGGCGCGGCGAACCCATGGGCCAGCTCCACCACCCGGTTCTCGACGTCTGCCGGGGACGTGCCGGCGACCAGGCGCACCCGGACCCGGTCGGCCCACTCCGAACAGGTCACACTCTTGACTTGGGGAAGGTACTGGCGTTCCTGATACGACTCGGCCAACCCGGCCACCACCAGCACCGGTTGCCAATGGCGCCGGTAGACCCACAACCACCGCCACGTAGCCAACGCCCGCAACACCACCAGCGAGCGAAACGACAACGGCCAGCGCCACCACCACCCGGCCAGGCCCGCACCAGACAGCGCGACACCGAGGGACAGCCACACCCACCCGAGATAGTGAACGGTGGCCACCACCCCGGCGACCGTGGAGACCGCGACCGGGAACCGGAACGGCGCCAGTACCACCGAGCGCAGCAGACGCCACACCCACCGGGTGATGAGGAAGACCGCCGGAGTCTCCACCACCGGCGTTCGAAACCGAATCGCGTGCGCGGGAACCGGGCTGGTCGGCTGCACCTGGGTAGCCCCGGCGTTTCTGCTGTTGAACATCACCGACCACCTCCGGCGTTGCTGGCGAAACGCTCCGCCTCATCGCGCGCCAGGCCAGCGGCGACCTCGGCACGGGCCACGGCAACCTCCGCGCGAGCCGCAGCGAGGGCCACCCGCGATTCCGGAGAGTCAGCCTGCGCGGCAACCTGCTCCAGGACCGC includes the following:
- a CDS encoding replication initiator; protein product: MPTPTGKTTRAERQAQPLAREVAEQVATDKGVCIRPVSLRRTTLDTGESEIVDVPCGSTLESRCPACAKRKRSIRRTQCEEGWHLEQEPTVTPDDPSEVQRAWVERRAMVTAERDRLAESGATDPDQVAELDAAIADLDAEISASGMRGSVDPGSSSSGRARRVRSTRRRQDAPDLPKRPMARKTVGRAFEDPDTGRVFRPSLFVTLTLDSYGRVRSDGTPVDPSTYDYRRAARDALHFSKLVDRFVQNLRRVAGFDVQYFASVEPQKRLAPHLHMATRGTIPRSELRQIAAATYHQVWWPSADEALYAGENLPVFDEATGNYVDPATGEVLPTWEQALDALDAAPDAEPFHVVRFGPQVDAKGVVAGTEDADRCVRYLAKYLTKDIADCHEITTDAQTRHVERLVEALRFEPCSPRCSNWLRYGIQPDGAQAGMRPGFCRSKAHKREHLGYAGRRVLVSRKWSNKTLADHKADRLTWVLETLGVDPNDEDQDQGAAVPLRASSGNHIWELARPTDPDVPPREHRLLRAVGEALHRRAQLDSARQHEHSATERAA
- a CDS encoding FtsK/SpoIIIE domain-containing protein is translated as MFNSRNAGATQVQPTSPVPAHAIRFRTPVVETPAVFLITRWVWRLLRSVVLAPFRFPVAVSTVAGVVATVHYLGWVWLSLGVALSGAGLAGWWWRWPLSFRSLVVLRALATWRWLWVYRRHWQPVLVVAGLAESYQERQYLPQVKSVTCSEWADRVRVRLVAGTSPADVENRVVELAHGFAAPSCRVTVLGPRDVVLEFPRRDLLAEPLDALPIPDEVDLCALPMGLREDGQTWRMRLHGTHVLTVGVTGAGKGSVIWSAIRALLPAIDDGTVRVWAIDPKRMELSYGRPLFARYADSAETSVALLESAVEQMQQRAARYAGRQRTHTATADDPFVVVILDEVAFLTAYHPDRDIRRRAENAIATLTSQGRSVGFCVLAALQDPRKEVMNLRNLFPDKVALRLDEASQVDMVLGEDAHERGANAHLITPDVPGVAFVRLEGSPIPVRVRAAYVTDDDIAAMVAEYGPSPGLRSVPGEGVA
- a CDS encoding excisionase family DNA-binding protein; the encoded protein is MASKSTRAAGRLLTVAQAAERLNTSERYPRRLIEERRIAYVKVGRHVRIPESALDDLIASGLVEPVTLHVRRAA